Proteins encoded in a region of the Cytobacillus pseudoceanisediminis genome:
- the metC gene encoding cystathionine beta-lyase: MSSNYTFQTKLLHNNQKFDPETGAVSVPIQHASTFHQKDIDVFGKYDYSRSLNPTREALEEVIAELEEGIRGFAFSSGMAAISTAFLLLSQGDHVVITEDVYGGTYRMTTEVLSRFGIEHTFVDMTNLEEVKEAIRPNTKVFYVETPSNPLLKVTDIQAISSLARQHGALTFVDNTFLTPALQKPLSLGADIVLHSATKFLSGHSDVVAGLAVVKDPDLGARLAFLQNSFGAVLGVQDAWLVLRGIKTLQVRLDQSVKSAKKIAGFLNDHPSVKKVHYPGFADHPGYKIQKMQAVNAGAVLSFELEDELSMRTFVENAKIPVFAVSLGAVESILSYPAKMSHAAMPASEREQRGITDSLLRLSVGLESADDIIEDFKAALSAAGKTKHSILQRG; encoded by the coding sequence ATGAGTTCGAATTACACATTCCAAACGAAATTACTTCACAATAATCAAAAATTCGACCCGGAAACAGGAGCTGTCAGTGTACCGATCCAGCATGCCTCCACTTTTCATCAAAAAGATATTGATGTGTTCGGAAAATATGATTACAGCCGCAGCCTGAATCCAACAAGGGAAGCACTTGAAGAAGTCATCGCGGAGCTTGAAGAAGGTATTAGAGGGTTTGCCTTTTCTTCTGGAATGGCTGCCATTTCTACAGCATTCCTCCTCTTATCTCAGGGAGATCATGTTGTCATTACAGAAGATGTATATGGCGGAACCTATCGAATGACAACAGAAGTCCTGTCCCGCTTTGGCATTGAGCACACATTTGTTGATATGACAAATCTTGAGGAAGTAAAAGAAGCAATCCGTCCCAACACGAAAGTTTTCTATGTAGAGACTCCTTCCAACCCGCTGCTGAAAGTGACAGATATACAGGCCATCAGTTCACTTGCAAGACAGCATGGAGCCTTGACATTTGTGGATAATACCTTCCTGACCCCTGCCCTTCAAAAACCGCTTTCTTTAGGTGCAGATATAGTGCTGCACAGCGCAACCAAATTTTTATCCGGACACAGCGACGTCGTGGCTGGCCTAGCGGTTGTGAAAGATCCGGATTTAGGTGCAAGACTTGCTTTTCTCCAGAACTCCTTTGGAGCCGTTTTGGGTGTTCAGGATGCGTGGCTTGTGCTGAGAGGCATTAAAACGCTGCAGGTCAGGCTTGATCAGTCTGTGAAATCAGCTAAGAAAATTGCTGGTTTCCTTAATGATCACCCATCTGTTAAGAAGGTGCATTATCCAGGTTTTGCAGATCATCCCGGATATAAAATCCAGAAAATGCAGGCTGTGAACGCAGGTGCCGTCCTATCTTTTGAGCTTGAAGATGAGCTATCGATGAGAACATTTGTTGAAAATGCGAAAATACCTGTTTTTGCAGTAAGTCTGGGAGCTGTTGAATCCATCCTCTCCTACCCTGCAAAAATGTCACATGCAGCCATGCCAGCATCCGAACGGGAGCAGCGCGGAATAACGGACAGTCTTCTTCGTCTATCTGTTGGCCTGGAGAGCGCAGATGATATTATAGAAGATTTCAAGGCAGCTTTATCTGCTGCCGGAAAAACAAAACATTCGATTTTACAGCGGGGGTGA
- a CDS encoding methionine biosynthesis PLP-dependent protein: MYNIDTRLAQIGNRSESATGAVNPPVYFSTAYRHEGIGQSTGFDYSRTGNPTRQLLEEAIADLEEGDQGYACSSGMAAILTILSLFKSGDEWIVSKDLYGGTYRLLEQGFKKWGLQCKYVNTSNSEDVELLITEKTKAIFLETPTNPLMEQTDIQLIADIAQKHNILLIVDNTFYTPLLQQPLKLGADIVIHSATKYLGGHNDVLAGLIVAKGKELCEALAMNHNAAGAVLSPFDSWLLIRGMKTLSLRMERHEENAKELAEFLSGHDAVTDVLYPGKGGMISFRIKDESWVNPFLQSLSLISFAESLGGVESFITYPATQTHADIPEEIRIETGVCNRLLRFSVGIENAEDLKADLEHAFAKVVKEAVR, translated from the coding sequence ATGTATAATATTGACACCAGATTAGCGCAAATCGGAAACAGGAGCGAGTCAGCAACAGGTGCTGTCAACCCGCCCGTATATTTTTCCACGGCATATCGCCATGAAGGCATTGGCCAGTCAACTGGCTTTGACTATAGCAGAACAGGCAACCCTACCCGCCAGCTGCTTGAGGAGGCAATCGCCGATCTGGAAGAAGGCGACCAAGGCTATGCCTGCAGTTCTGGAATGGCCGCAATTCTTACCATTCTTTCTCTTTTTAAATCCGGAGATGAATGGATTGTATCAAAGGATTTATATGGCGGTACATATCGTCTGCTTGAACAGGGCTTCAAGAAGTGGGGACTTCAGTGCAAATATGTAAATACCAGCAATTCCGAAGATGTTGAACTATTAATCACGGAAAAGACCAAGGCAATATTTCTGGAGACTCCAACTAATCCGCTTATGGAACAGACTGACATTCAATTGATAGCAGACATTGCCCAAAAGCATAATATCCTCCTTATAGTTGATAACACGTTTTATACCCCTCTCCTTCAGCAGCCGTTAAAGCTTGGAGCTGATATTGTGATCCATAGTGCAACCAAGTATCTTGGCGGGCATAATGATGTCCTTGCCGGATTAATTGTTGCAAAAGGCAAAGAGTTATGTGAGGCACTGGCGATGAACCACAATGCCGCAGGTGCTGTCCTTAGCCCTTTTGATTCATGGCTGTTGATCAGAGGGATGAAGACACTCTCTCTCCGCATGGAACGTCATGAAGAAAATGCGAAGGAATTAGCAGAATTTTTATCGGGCCACGATGCAGTAACAGATGTCCTTTATCCCGGCAAGGGCGGAATGATATCATTCCGAATCAAGGATGAATCCTGGGTGAATCCATTTCTGCAGAGCCTCTCCCTTATCTCCTTTGCTGAAAGCCTTGGAGGAGTCGAGAGTTTCATAACTTATCCAGCAACCCAGACACATGCGGACATTCCTGAAGAAATCCGTATTGAAACCGGTGTCTGTAATAGGCTTCTGCGTTTCTCGGTTGGAATAGAAAATGCAGAAGATTTGAAGGCGGATCTTGAACATGCTTTTGCTAAGGTTGTTAAGGAGGCAGTACGATGA
- a CDS encoding H-type small acid-soluble spore protein: protein MNIGRAKEIAESAEMHSVTLNGIPIIIQHVDEQTKTARVYTKADSEKEMDVPVNDLIEE from the coding sequence ATGAATATTGGCAGAGCAAAAGAGATTGCTGAGTCTGCTGAAATGCACAGTGTTACTTTGAATGGCATCCCGATCATCATTCAGCATGTAGATGAGCAGACTAAGACAGCACGTGTTTACACAAAAGCAGATTCTGAAAAAGAAATGGATGTGCCGGTTAACGATTTGATTGAAGAATGA